The following coding sequences are from one Streptomyces sp. NBC_00536 window:
- a CDS encoding quinone oxidoreductase family protein translates to MRALVMTAPGGSENSEVREIDVPHPGPGEVSVDVAYAGLNFVDVMARRGDSGYAAHWPHVPGLEISGTVRELGPGVTGFSVGDRVAAVPTGRGLAEVAVARAELVVAVPDAVPLRQAVATPLGLATALLLLTDAGRFRPGDSVLVHSAGGGIGSAIAQLVPLLGGGRLIGTVGRPEKAADVEKGGYDIGLARGDGLAEAIRAATDGHGVDLVLDPLGTTALALDLDVAAPGGRIVLFGNAGGGSMDALPPAGRLLAGNLTVTGFSHRGLVAAAPARVAAATTRILAFLAEGRLTLPLTELPSLAEVPAAHDLLAEGRATGKYVARVGAVRP, encoded by the coding sequence ATGCGTGCCTTGGTGATGACCGCGCCTGGAGGATCGGAGAACTCGGAGGTACGGGAGATCGACGTACCCCACCCCGGTCCGGGAGAGGTGTCGGTCGATGTCGCGTACGCGGGGCTGAACTTCGTCGACGTGATGGCCCGGCGAGGCGACAGCGGCTACGCCGCACACTGGCCCCACGTGCCCGGCCTGGAGATCTCCGGCACCGTCCGCGAGCTCGGGCCGGGCGTCACCGGCTTCTCCGTCGGTGACAGGGTTGCCGCCGTGCCCACCGGCCGGGGCCTCGCCGAAGTGGCGGTCGCCCGGGCCGAGCTGGTCGTCGCGGTGCCCGATGCGGTGCCGCTGCGGCAGGCCGTCGCCACCCCACTGGGGCTGGCGACGGCGCTGCTCCTGCTCACCGACGCCGGCCGGTTCAGGCCGGGTGACAGCGTCCTGGTGCACTCGGCCGGCGGAGGCATCGGCAGCGCGATCGCCCAGCTCGTACCGCTGCTCGGCGGCGGCCGGCTGATCGGCACCGTGGGGCGGCCGGAGAAGGCCGCCGACGTCGAGAAGGGCGGCTACGACATCGGACTCGCCCGCGGCGACGGCCTCGCCGAGGCGATCCGCGCCGCGACCGACGGCCACGGCGTCGACCTCGTCCTGGACCCGCTCGGCACCACGGCCCTCGCCCTCGACCTCGACGTGGCCGCGCCCGGCGGCCGCATCGTCCTCTTCGGCAACGCCGGCGGCGGCTCCATGGACGCTCTGCCGCCCGCCGGACGCTTGCTCGCGGGCAACCTCACAGTGACAGGTTTCAGCCACCGCGGCCTGGTCGCCGCGGCCCCCGCCCGGGTCGCCGCAGCCACCACCCGCATCCTCGCCTTCCTGGCGGAAGGCCGCCTCACGCTCCCCCTGACCGAACTGCCGTCACTCGCCGAGGTCCCCGCGGCCCACGACCTCCTTGCCGAGGGGCGCGCCACCGGCAAGTACGTCGCCCGCGTCGGCGCCGTCCGGCCGTGA
- a CDS encoding ArsR/SmtB family transcription factor: protein MPRSRQRRAPLAHPAADEIDLLDVLHALSDPTRMTIVRTLLAESERACGTFPVDVAPSTLSHHFKVLREAGLIHQREEANRRLTALRRDDLEARFPGVLDAILAAAAN, encoded by the coding sequence GTGCCCCGTTCACGCCAACGCCGCGCGCCACTGGCCCACCCGGCCGCGGACGAGATCGACCTGCTCGATGTCCTGCACGCGCTCTCCGACCCCACCCGGATGACGATCGTCCGGACACTTCTGGCCGAATCGGAGCGGGCCTGTGGCACGTTCCCGGTCGACGTGGCGCCGTCCACCCTCAGCCACCACTTCAAGGTCCTGCGCGAGGCCGGTCTCATCCACCAGCGCGAGGAGGCCAACCGCCGCCTCACCGCACTTCGCCGCGACGACCTGGAGGCCCGCTTCCCGGGCGTGCTGGACGCGATCCTCGCCGCCGCCGCAAACTGA
- a CDS encoding IS110 family transposase codes for MPQIWAGVDIGKEHHHCVVIDAEGERLLSRRVLNDETALLELISDVLALSEDVLWAVDINHGGAALLIGLLLGHDQPMVYLTGLAVHQASAAYRGQGKTDAKDAFVIADQARMRKDLGALRPGDEIAVDLKILVRRRTDLVNDRTRQINRLREQLLEIFPALERALSLTNKGPVMLLTGYQTPAAIRRSGVKRIETWLKNRKVRGAETIARAVVEAAQAQHTALPGEKLAASMVARLAKGVMALEEEIGELDALIEARFHEHSHAEVIQSMPGMGATLGATFIAATGGDMEAFGTADRLAAFAGLSPVPRDSGRVSGNMRRPRRYHRGLLRAFYLSAMASLRSCPASRAYYERKRAEGKGHKQAVLSLARRRANVLWAMIRDGACYQAAPTVTTTA; via the coding sequence GTGCCCCAGATCTGGGCCGGCGTGGACATCGGCAAGGAACACCACCACTGCGTGGTGATCGACGCGGAAGGCGAACGCCTGCTGTCACGGCGTGTCCTCAACGACGAGACAGCGCTGCTTGAGCTGATCAGCGACGTACTGGCTCTGTCCGAGGATGTGCTGTGGGCGGTCGACATCAACCACGGCGGGGCCGCCCTGCTGATCGGTCTCCTGCTCGGCCATGATCAGCCGATGGTCTATCTCACCGGTCTGGCCGTTCACCAGGCATCGGCCGCCTATCGAGGCCAGGGCAAGACGGACGCCAAGGACGCCTTTGTCATCGCCGACCAGGCCCGCATGCGCAAGGACCTCGGTGCACTCCGGCCAGGCGACGAGATAGCCGTCGACCTCAAGATCCTGGTCAGGCGCCGCACCGATCTCGTCAACGACCGAACCCGCCAGATCAACCGGCTCCGGGAACAACTCCTGGAAATCTTTCCGGCGTTGGAGCGGGCACTCAGCCTGACGAACAAGGGACCGGTCATGCTTCTGACCGGCTACCAGACCCCGGCCGCGATCCGCCGCAGCGGTGTCAAGCGGATCGAGACCTGGCTGAAGAACCGCAAGGTCCGCGGCGCCGAGACCATCGCTCGGGCCGTCGTCGAGGCGGCCCAGGCCCAGCACACCGCCTTGCCCGGAGAGAAGCTGGCCGCGTCCATGGTGGCCCGGCTCGCGAAGGGGGTGATGGCCCTCGAAGAGGAGATCGGTGAACTCGACGCACTCATCGAGGCCAGGTTTCACGAGCACTCGCATGCCGAGGTGATCCAGAGCATGCCCGGTATGGGGGCCACGCTCGGCGCCACATTCATCGCCGCCACCGGTGGGGACATGGAAGCCTTCGGCACCGCTGACCGCCTCGCTGCGTTTGCCGGCCTGTCCCCGGTGCCACGCGACTCCGGCCGCGTCAGCGGCAACATGCGCCGGCCCCGCCGCTACCACCGCGGCCTTCTGCGAGCCTTTTACCTATCCGCCATGGCCAGCCTGAGATCGTGCCCAGCGTCACGCGCGTACTACGAACGCAAACGCGCCGAGGGGAAGGGACACAAGCAGGCAGTGCTGTCTCTCGCCCGACGTCGAGCCAACGTTCTATGGGCAATGATCCGCGACGGAGCGTGCTACCAAGCCGCACCAACCGTCACCACGACGGCTTGA